A region of Burkholderiales bacterium JOSHI_001 DNA encodes the following proteins:
- a CDS encoding pyruvate/2-oxoglutarate dehydrogenase complex, dihydrolipoamide acyltransferase component (PFAM: 2-oxoacid dehydrogenases acyltransferase (catalytic domain); Biotin-requiring enzyme), with protein sequence MPVSIHVPRINNNDDEVRLAELRIAVGEAVQAGQVVAAVETDKATVDVEAPSAGFVLAIQGEVDARLRVGSVLVWLGATADEAVPVQAASATGMASAGAGQAGRPTAKAMALLRQYGLAAEAVRASADRLSADDVLRHAQALGLQPRAAGAAAAPAPATASRPEVAGTARPLLSHERGMLHTVCWQRDSAVPGYLELACDHPAWERHAAEVGRAQQLLLNPLLPLMAWRLVQLAAASPRLNATIVQEQRLEYDSVNLGFTVQAGDVLYLAVVRDAAALDETAFVQRLVDLQRRAAAHKLEPQELSGATIGFSSMSRWKVNRHVPILSPHTALMVAHTVTPEGQCVLGATYDHRVLHGGEVAVLLRKLATPPSAA encoded by the coding sequence ATGCCTGTCTCCATCCACGTTCCCCGAATCAACAACAACGACGACGAGGTCCGCCTCGCCGAACTGCGCATCGCCGTGGGCGAAGCCGTGCAGGCAGGCCAGGTCGTCGCCGCCGTCGAGACCGACAAGGCCACGGTCGACGTGGAAGCGCCATCGGCCGGTTTCGTGCTGGCCATCCAGGGCGAGGTCGATGCCCGCCTGCGCGTGGGCAGCGTCCTGGTCTGGCTCGGCGCCACCGCCGACGAAGCCGTGCCGGTGCAAGCCGCATCGGCCACCGGCATGGCATCGGCAGGCGCCGGCCAAGCCGGCCGGCCGACGGCCAAGGCCATGGCGCTGCTGCGCCAGTACGGCCTGGCGGCCGAGGCGGTGCGCGCCAGCGCTGATCGCCTGAGCGCCGACGACGTCCTGCGCCATGCCCAGGCCCTGGGCCTGCAACCGCGCGCGGCCGGTGCGGCCGCGGCGCCAGCACCTGCCACGGCGTCCCGACCGGAAGTTGCCGGCACGGCCCGGCCGTTGCTCAGCCACGAACGCGGCATGCTGCACACCGTCTGCTGGCAGCGTGATTCGGCGGTGCCCGGCTACCTGGAACTGGCCTGTGACCACCCGGCCTGGGAACGGCACGCCGCCGAGGTCGGGCGCGCCCAGCAACTGCTGCTGAACCCGCTGCTGCCCTTGATGGCCTGGCGGCTGGTGCAACTGGCCGCGGCCAGCCCACGCCTGAACGCCACCATCGTGCAGGAGCAGCGCCTGGAGTACGACAGCGTCAACCTGGGCTTCACGGTACAGGCCGGGGACGTGCTTTACCTGGCGGTGGTGCGGGACGCCGCGGCGCTGGACGAAACCGCCTTTGTGCAAAGGCTGGTGGACCTGCAGCGGCGCGCCGCGGCGCACAAGTTGGAACCGCAGGAACTCAGTGGCGCCACGATCGGCTTTTCCAGCATGTCACGCTGGAAGGTCAACCGCCATGTGCCCATCCTGTCGCCGCACACCGCGCTGATGGTGGCCCACACCGTCACACCCGAAGGCCAGTGCGTGCTGGGTGCCACCTACGACCACCGTGTGCTGCACGGGGGCGAAGTGGCGGTGCTGCTGCGCAAGCTGGCCACGCCGCCCTCGGCGGCCTGA
- a CDS encoding acyl carrier protein (PFAM: Phosphopantetheine attachment site): MNLDAAAIEAEIKTRIMAIAEQLGDDASDLQPEEIIPATGLIDSAGLLELIAWFEATYDFSIPPADLTIDNLGSMRDMANYLRRRKGLN, translated from the coding sequence ATGAACCTGGACGCTGCCGCCATCGAAGCGGAGATCAAGACCCGCATCATGGCCATCGCCGAGCAACTGGGCGACGACGCCAGTGACCTGCAGCCCGAGGAGATCATCCCCGCCACCGGCCTGATCGACTCGGCCGGCCTGCTGGAACTGATCGCCTGGTTCGAGGCCACCTACGACTTCAGCATTCCGCCGGCCGACCTGACCATCGACAACCTGGGCTCGATGCGCGACATGGCGAACTACCTGCGGCGACGCAAGGGCCTGAACTGA
- a CDS encoding hydrolase, exosortase system type 1 associated (TIGRFAM: hydrolase, ortholog 2, exosortase system type 1 associated; overlaps another CDS with the same product name) produces the protein MITTPLFLDTAGGRCFAVHHRPENAADTRGQVLCVLPFNEEMNRCRSMVTLQARALAEQGFGTLVVDLLGTGDSEGEHGQARWSAWLHNLRDASRWLDAQPGPRRVIWGIRLGAILAAQLHAERNDANTALLLWQAVADGKTHLTQFLRVRIAANMDRPELPKETNATMRAQWQAGQSVEVAGYEIHPDLAAAIDEAKLTAHSLPAGTSVLWLENAVGDPPGPTPASQALLQRWPGPACRGELQVFDGPAFWQVHERVLAPQAIDRSMQWLKAWAAA, from the coding sequence GTGATCACCACGCCCCTGTTCCTGGACACCGCCGGTGGGCGGTGCTTCGCCGTGCACCACCGGCCCGAAAACGCTGCCGACACGCGCGGGCAGGTGCTGTGCGTGCTGCCGTTCAACGAGGAAATGAACCGTTGCCGCAGCATGGTCACGCTGCAGGCCCGTGCGCTGGCCGAGCAGGGCTTCGGCACCTTGGTGGTCGACCTGTTGGGCACCGGCGACAGCGAAGGTGAACATGGCCAGGCCCGCTGGTCGGCCTGGCTGCACAACCTGCGCGACGCGTCGCGCTGGCTGGATGCCCAGCCCGGGCCCCGCCGTGTGATCTGGGGCATCCGGCTGGGCGCCATCCTGGCGGCGCAACTGCATGCCGAACGCAACGACGCCAACACCGCCCTGCTGCTGTGGCAGGCCGTGGCCGACGGCAAGACCCACCTGACGCAGTTCCTGCGCGTGCGCATCGCCGCGAACATGGACCGCCCCGAATTGCCCAAGGAAACCAACGCCACGATGCGGGCGCAATGGCAGGCCGGCCAGTCGGTGGAGGTGGCGGGCTACGAGATCCACCCGGACCTGGCCGCGGCCATCGACGAGGCCAAGCTGACGGCGCATTCGCTGCCCGCGGGCACGTCCGTGCTGTGGCTGGAAAACGCGGTCGGCGACCCGCCGGGGCCCACCCCGGCCAGCCAGGCACTGCTGCAGCGCTGGCCCGGGCCAGCTTGCCGGGGCGAGTTGCAGGTGTTTGACGGTCCGGCGTTCTGGCAGGTGCATGAGCGGGTGCTGGCGCCCCAGGCGATAGACCGAAGCATGCAATGGCTGAAAGCTTGGGCAGCGGCATGA
- a CDS encoding hydrolase, exosortase system type 1 associated (TIGRFAM: hydrolase, ortholog 1, exosortase system type 1 associated; overlaps another CDS with the same product name) has protein sequence MAESLGSGMNTSTEQALAFNCAGQTLLGILHRPAQPRPRGVLVVVGGGPQYRVGGHRQLTLWARRLAAEGHPVLRFDYRGMGDAQGDFQGYLAVDDDIRCAVDRLCAEVPDLQDVVLWGECDGASAILLYAARDPRVKGVVLLNPWVRTEALQAQTVLRHYYLQRLLQPSLWKKVLSGQFNLAGSVRSAWGLVRQARKAGASSSPPGGPSAGGEAISRALPLTDSLLLGLQRFRGRVLLVMSGRDFIAREFDQLVQASPAWQQALAERQTERHDLPEGDHTFSSAALRGQVIDWGLQWLRRW, from the coding sequence ATGGCTGAAAGCTTGGGCAGCGGCATGAACACGTCCACCGAACAGGCCCTGGCCTTCAATTGCGCCGGCCAAACGCTGCTGGGCATCCTGCACCGGCCCGCCCAGCCGCGGCCGCGGGGCGTGCTTGTCGTCGTGGGCGGTGGGCCGCAGTACCGCGTGGGCGGCCACCGGCAGCTCACGCTGTGGGCGCGCCGGCTGGCCGCGGAGGGCCACCCGGTGCTGCGCTTCGACTACCGGGGCATGGGTGATGCCCAGGGCGACTTCCAGGGTTACCTGGCGGTGGACGACGACATCCGCTGCGCCGTGGATCGGCTCTGCGCCGAGGTGCCGGACCTGCAGGACGTGGTGCTCTGGGGCGAATGCGACGGCGCATCGGCCATCTTGCTGTATGCCGCGCGCGACCCGCGGGTCAAGGGCGTGGTCCTGCTCAATCCCTGGGTGCGCACCGAAGCGCTGCAGGCCCAGACCGTGCTGCGCCACTATTACCTGCAGCGTCTGTTGCAGCCCAGCCTGTGGAAGAAGGTTCTGTCGGGCCAGTTCAACCTGGCTGGCTCGGTGCGCTCCGCTTGGGGCCTCGTGCGCCAGGCGCGCAAGGCGGGTGCGTCGTCCTCGCCCCCGGGCGGACCGAGTGCCGGTGGCGAGGCCATTTCCCGCGCCCTGCCCTTGACCGACAGCCTGCTGCTGGGACTTCAACGCTTCCGGGGCCGCGTGCTGTTGGTGATGAGCGGCCGGGACTTCATCGCCCGCGAATTCGACCAACTGGTTCAAGCGTCACCCGCCTGGCAGCAAGCCCTGGCCGAGCGCCAGACCGAGCGGCACGACCTGCCCGAGGGCGATCACACCTTCTCGTCCGCCGCGCTGCGGGGCCAGGTGATCGACTGGGGCCTGCAGTGGCTGCGCCGCTGGTAG
- a CDS encoding phosphopantetheine-containing protein (PFAM: Phosphopantetheine attachment site) — protein sequence MITTPQLLALLDQTLNLEGRTAAFNDDTPLMGALPELDSMGVVALLTALEDQYGLVVDDEEIDGSLFATVGTLRSFVAGKLEG from the coding sequence ATGATCACCACCCCCCAGTTGCTCGCGCTGCTCGACCAAACGCTCAACCTCGAGGGCCGCACGGCAGCGTTCAACGACGACACGCCCCTGATGGGCGCATTGCCCGAACTCGATTCGATGGGCGTGGTGGCCCTGCTGACGGCCTTGGAGGACCAGTACGGCCTGGTGGTGGACGACGAGGAAATCGACGGCTCGCTGTTTGCCACCGTGGGCACACTGCGATCCTTCGTGGCGGGCAAGCTGGAGGGCTGA
- a CDS encoding nucleotide sugar dehydrogenase (PFAM: UDP-glucose/GDP-mannose dehydrogenase family, NAD binding domain; UDP-glucose/GDP-mannose dehydrogenase family, central domain; UDP-glucose/GDP-mannose dehydrogenase family, UDP binding domain~TIGRFAM: nucleotide sugar dehydrogenase) translates to MNISIFGLGYVGAVSLACLSRDGHRVVGVDIDRSKLDLIAAGKTPVVEEGMVDLMQKVATNGLVSVTTDVELAVAQTDISLVCVGTPSAANGSQDQTAVLRLAESMGRAIAAKSTPHVVVFRSTLVPGTVEDVLRPLIERHSGKRDGVDFFLCFQPEFLREGSSIRDYDKPPFTVVGANHPHPVEQLRALFGHLPCKFIQTSVRSAEMMKYCCNNFHALKITFANETARLCAALGVDPFEVMDLVCQDTQLNISRAYLKPGFAFGGSCLPKDLRATSYLAKTRDVKVPMLSAILDSNEDHLDLAFDHVMASGCRRVGFVGLSFKTGTDDLRESPLVALAERLIGKGVALSVYDPEVHLAQLLGANRRYVETHLPHIGQLLKADLAEVIAASELLVVGLSDARVHETLAAHCRPDQQVLDLIQLPNRGAIRAPVTGLCW, encoded by the coding sequence ATGAACATCAGCATCTTCGGCCTCGGCTACGTCGGCGCAGTCTCCCTGGCCTGCCTGTCGCGCGACGGGCATCGCGTCGTCGGCGTCGACATCGACCGCAGCAAGCTTGACCTGATCGCCGCCGGCAAGACGCCGGTGGTCGAGGAGGGCATGGTCGACCTGATGCAGAAAGTGGCCACCAACGGCTTGGTGAGCGTGACCACCGACGTCGAACTGGCGGTGGCCCAGACCGACATCTCCCTGGTCTGCGTCGGCACGCCCTCGGCCGCCAACGGCAGCCAGGACCAGACGGCCGTGCTGCGGCTGGCCGAAAGCATGGGACGCGCCATCGCCGCCAAGAGCACACCGCACGTGGTGGTGTTTCGCTCCACCCTGGTGCCGGGCACGGTGGAGGATGTGCTGCGCCCCCTCATCGAACGCCACTCGGGCAAGCGCGACGGGGTCGACTTCTTCCTGTGCTTCCAGCCCGAATTCCTGCGCGAAGGCTCCTCGATCCGCGACTACGACAAGCCGCCGTTCACCGTGGTCGGTGCCAATCACCCGCACCCCGTGGAGCAACTGCGCGCCTTGTTCGGCCATCTGCCCTGCAAATTCATCCAGACCTCGGTGCGTTCGGCCGAGATGATGAAGTACTGCTGCAACAACTTTCACGCGCTGAAGATCACCTTCGCCAATGAAACGGCGCGCCTGTGCGCCGCGCTGGGCGTGGACCCCTTCGAGGTGATGGACCTGGTGTGCCAGGACACACAGCTGAACATCTCGCGCGCCTACCTCAAGCCCGGCTTCGCGTTCGGTGGGTCCTGCCTGCCCAAGGACCTGCGCGCCACCAGCTACCTGGCCAAGACCCGGGATGTGAAGGTGCCGATGCTTTCAGCGATCCTGGATTCGAATGAAGATCACCTGGATCTGGCCTTCGACCACGTCATGGCGTCCGGCTGCCGGCGCGTCGGGTTTGTCGGCCTGTCCTTCAAGACCGGCACCGACGACCTGCGGGAAAGCCCGCTGGTGGCGCTGGCCGAGCGCCTGATCGGCAAGGGCGTGGCACTGAGCGTGTACGACCCCGAAGTGCACCTGGCGCAGTTGCTGGGTGCCAACCGCCGCTATGTCGAAACCCACCTGCCGCACATCGGCCAGTTGCTGAAGGCCGACCTGGCCGAAGTGATCGCTGCGTCGGAATTGCTGGTGGTGGGTCTGTCCGATGCGCGTGTGCACGAGACCCTGGCGGCGCATTGCCGACCCGACCAGCAGGTGTTGGACCTGATCCAGTTGCCCAACCGCGGCGCCATCCGCGCGCCGGTGACCGGTCTGTGCTGGTAA
- a CDS encoding glycosyltransferase (PFAM: Glycosyl transferases group 1) yields the protein MPPGASLSARPLPSTPRVCVVGPLPPPSGGMANQCEQLVRLLRAEGVAVELVRNNAPYRPAWAGRLPVLRALFRLLPYLWQLWRAAGRNDVLHVLANSGWAWHLFASPAVTVARWRGRAVIVNYRGGLADSFLAKAPRHVVRQLQSAQLRVTPSVFLQRVFARHGLDAQVVPNIIDLARFIPRGPAAFGQSPHLVVTRNLEPIYDIPTALRAFALIRERFPAARLTVAGSGPELQALRELAAQLGVADAVAFPGRIDNARIPDLYASADCMLNPTTADNMPISILEALASGVPVVSTDAGGIPDLVEHGRTAWLSPVGDAKALAAGALRVLGDPAIAAHLREQGLAEVQRYAWPQVFGQWRNAYQRAVAMGQAA from the coding sequence ATGCCGCCCGGCGCCAGCCTGTCCGCCCGGCCCCTCCCCTCGACGCCGAGGGTGTGCGTGGTCGGTCCGCTGCCGCCGCCTTCAGGCGGCATGGCCAATCAATGTGAGCAGTTGGTTCGGCTGCTGCGCGCCGAAGGCGTGGCGGTTGAACTGGTGCGCAACAACGCGCCCTACCGTCCGGCCTGGGCCGGCCGCCTGCCCGTGCTGCGCGCGCTTTTCAGGCTGCTGCCCTACCTGTGGCAACTCTGGCGCGCCGCCGGCCGCAATGACGTGCTGCATGTGCTGGCCAATTCCGGCTGGGCCTGGCACCTGTTCGCGTCGCCAGCGGTCACGGTGGCACGTTGGCGCGGACGCGCGGTCATCGTCAACTACCGCGGTGGGCTGGCCGACAGCTTCCTGGCCAAGGCACCGCGGCACGTGGTGCGACAACTGCAGAGCGCACAGCTTCGCGTCACGCCCTCCGTATTTCTGCAGCGCGTGTTCGCACGCCATGGTTTGGACGCCCAGGTGGTACCCAACATCATCGACCTGGCTCGTTTCATTCCCCGCGGCCCCGCCGCGTTCGGCCAGTCACCCCACCTGGTGGTCACCCGCAACCTGGAGCCGATCTACGACATCCCGACCGCGCTGCGCGCCTTCGCGCTCATCCGGGAACGCTTTCCCGCAGCGCGGCTCACAGTGGCCGGCAGCGGGCCGGAGTTGCAGGCACTGCGCGAGTTGGCGGCCCAATTGGGTGTGGCCGATGCGGTGGCGTTCCCGGGTCGCATCGACAATGCCCGCATCCCTGACCTGTATGCGTCGGCCGACTGCATGCTGAACCCGACCACCGCCGACAACATGCCCATCTCCATCCTGGAGGCCTTGGCCAGCGGCGTCCCGGTGGTCAGCACCGATGCCGGCGGCATCCCTGACCTGGTGGAGCACGGTCGCACGGCGTGGTTGTCGCCGGTGGGTGATGCCAAGGCCCTGGCGGCCGGCGCCCTGCGAGTGTTGGGCGATCCGGCCATCGCCGCACACCTGCGTGAGCAAGGCCTGGCCGAGGTGCAGCGCTACGCCTGGCCCCAGGTGTTCGGGCAATGGCGCAATGCCTACCAGCGCGCGGTGGCCATGGGACAAGCGGCATGA
- a CDS encoding coenzyme F390 synthetase (PFAM: AMP-binding enzyme), translating to MKPYTALCSHLLFPLHERLKGHDSVAMRRRLETSQWWSADQLEADRVQRLRAFLVDIGRHVPHYRALFQDLGFDPATLRGLDDLRRLPLVGKAEMRAASDALKADDHGPLTRYNTGGSSGEPLIFYMGKARKSHDVGAKWRATRWWGVDIGDPELVVWGSPIELGAQDRLKQWRDQLLRSHLLPAFEMSPANLDRFVDEIRRVRPAMLFGYPSSLSLIAQHAASRGKRVDDLGIRVAFVTSERLYDEQRQTIANAYGCPVANGYGARDAGFIAHECPSGSLHLSAEDIIVETVRPDGSPCAAGEAGEIVTTHLATRDFPFVRYRTGDVGVLGSQVCACGRGLPVLAEVQGRTTDFIVARDGTVMHGLALIYTLRDLPGVERFRIEQESLDLTRVLVVPGPGFDAQAEARIERDFTARLGAGVTVTVQRVGEIPNEASGKFRYVVSRVKPGSAR from the coding sequence ATGAAACCCTACACCGCCCTGTGCAGCCACTTGTTGTTCCCTCTGCACGAACGCCTGAAAGGCCACGATTCGGTCGCCATGCGCCGACGCTTGGAAACCAGCCAGTGGTGGTCCGCCGACCAGCTGGAAGCCGACCGCGTGCAACGCCTGCGCGCATTCCTGGTCGACATCGGCCGCCATGTGCCCCACTACCGGGCCCTGTTCCAAGACCTGGGCTTCGACCCGGCCACGCTGCGTGGGCTGGACGACCTGCGCCGCCTGCCCCTTGTCGGCAAGGCCGAGATGCGGGCCGCGTCCGACGCCCTGAAGGCCGACGACCATGGGCCGCTGACGCGCTACAACACCGGGGGCTCGTCCGGCGAACCGCTGATCTTCTACATGGGCAAGGCCCGCAAGAGCCACGATGTGGGCGCCAAGTGGCGCGCCACGCGCTGGTGGGGCGTTGACATCGGCGACCCGGAACTGGTGGTCTGGGGCAGCCCGATCGAACTGGGCGCGCAGGACCGCCTCAAGCAGTGGCGTGACCAACTGCTGCGCAGCCACTTGCTGCCCGCGTTCGAGATGTCGCCCGCCAACCTGGACCGCTTCGTCGACGAAATCCGGCGCGTGCGGCCCGCCATGCTGTTCGGCTACCCGTCGAGCCTGTCGCTGATCGCGCAACACGCGGCCTCCCGCGGCAAACGCGTGGACGACCTGGGCATTCGGGTTGCTTTCGTCACCTCTGAACGACTGTACGACGAGCAGCGCCAGACCATCGCCAACGCCTACGGCTGCCCAGTGGCCAACGGCTACGGTGCGCGCGATGCCGGTTTCATTGCGCACGAATGCCCCAGTGGCAGCCTGCACCTCAGCGCCGAGGACATCATCGTCGAGACCGTGCGCCCCGACGGCAGCCCCTGCGCGGCGGGCGAGGCGGGCGAGATCGTGACCACGCACCTGGCCACGCGCGACTTCCCCTTCGTGCGCTACCGCACCGGTGACGTCGGCGTGCTGGGCAGCCAAGTGTGCGCCTGCGGTCGCGGCCTGCCGGTGCTGGCCGAGGTGCAGGGCCGCACCACCGACTTCATCGTCGCCCGCGACGGCACGGTGATGCACGGCCTGGCATTGATCTACACCCTGCGCGACCTGCCCGGCGTCGAGCGATTCCGCATCGAGCAGGAATCGCTGGATCTCACCCGCGTGCTGGTGGTGCCTGGCCCGGGCTTCGACGCACAGGCTGAGGCGCGCATCGAGCGCGACTTCACCGCAAGGCTGGGGGCCGGCGTCACGGTGACGGTGCAGCGCGTGGGCGAGATCCCCAACGAAGCCTCGGGAAAGTTCCGCTACGTGGTCAGCCGGGTCAAACCTGGCTCCGCCCGGTAG
- a CDS encoding putative membrane protein involved in D-alanine export (PFAM: MBOAT family) encodes MLFNSYEFLFGFLPLVLGGFLFLSRFGLQRPAAAWLGLASVVFYAWWSPRYVLLLLGSIALNYLFGQAIARRARDRQARTGRLLTVAVTANLALLAYYKYANFFIDTARALSGAALPGLDVVLPIGISFFTFTQIAFLVDCSEAKVQESDPVHYLLFVTYFPHLIAGPVLHHAEMMPQFARKDTYRWDLHNVFVGAAFFGIGLFKKVVLADGIQPWVGPVFDGGPAPDALSAWGAALAYTLQLYFDFSAYSDMAVGLSKLFNVDLPLNFDSPYKARNISDFWRRWHMTLSRFLRDYLYIRLGGNRHGPTRRHVNLMTTMLLGGLWHGAGWTFVIWGGLHGLYLVVNHAWSAWRSTAGDGDAGPMERVVSHTLTLLAVVVAWVFFRAHTVEDALRVLGGMSGLAGWAPSGGADARQWLWIGVLGAVALACPNSQQIVARWLQARDDSATPPALAARPGVQWMGLGALLMGCLLLAIVNGSRGVSEFIYFNF; translated from the coding sequence ATGCTGTTCAATTCCTACGAATTCCTCTTCGGCTTCCTGCCCCTGGTGCTGGGCGGCTTTCTGTTCTTGTCGCGTTTCGGGCTGCAGCGTCCGGCGGCGGCCTGGCTGGGTCTGGCGTCGGTGGTGTTCTACGCGTGGTGGTCACCGCGCTATGTGTTGCTGCTGCTGGGGTCCATCGCCTTGAACTACCTGTTTGGCCAGGCCATCGCGCGTCGCGCGCGGGACCGCCAGGCGCGAACGGGCCGCTTGCTGACCGTGGCGGTCACGGCCAACCTGGCGCTGCTGGCGTACTACAAGTACGCCAACTTCTTCATCGATACCGCCCGCGCCCTGAGCGGCGCCGCGTTACCCGGCTTGGATGTGGTGCTGCCCATCGGCATTTCCTTCTTCACCTTCACCCAGATCGCCTTCCTGGTGGATTGCAGCGAAGCCAAGGTGCAGGAGTCGGACCCGGTTCACTACCTGCTGTTCGTCACCTATTTTCCACACCTGATCGCCGGTCCGGTGCTGCACCACGCGGAGATGATGCCGCAGTTCGCGCGCAAGGACACCTACCGCTGGGACCTGCACAACGTGTTCGTCGGCGCCGCTTTTTTCGGGATCGGTCTGTTCAAGAAGGTGGTGCTGGCCGACGGCATCCAGCCCTGGGTTGGCCCGGTGTTCGATGGCGGGCCGGCGCCCGACGCCTTGAGCGCCTGGGGCGCAGCCCTGGCCTACACACTGCAGCTGTACTTTGATTTCTCGGCCTACTCCGACATGGCGGTGGGGCTGTCCAAACTGTTCAATGTGGATCTGCCGCTGAACTTCGACTCGCCCTACAAGGCCCGCAACATCAGCGACTTCTGGCGTCGCTGGCACATGACGCTGTCGCGCTTCCTGCGCGACTACCTTTACATCCGCCTGGGCGGCAACCGACATGGCCCGACGCGCCGCCACGTCAATCTGATGACCACCATGCTGCTGGGCGGCCTGTGGCACGGCGCCGGTTGGACTTTCGTGATCTGGGGCGGCTTGCATGGCCTGTACCTGGTGGTCAACCACGCCTGGAGCGCCTGGCGCTCGACCGCGGGCGACGGTGACGCCGGTCCCATGGAGCGGGTCGTGTCCCACACGCTGACGCTGCTCGCGGTGGTGGTGGCCTGGGTGTTCTTCCGCGCCCATACGGTCGAGGACGCACTGCGGGTGCTGGGCGGCATGTCAGGCCTGGCCGGTTGGGCGCCCTCGGGCGGCGCCGACGCACGCCAGTGGCTGTGGATCGGGGTGCTGGGCGCGGTGGCCCTGGCCTGCCCGAACTCACAGCAGATCGTGGCCCGCTGGTTGCAGGCGCGCGACGACTCGGCGACCCCACCCGCCCTGGCCGCTCGGCCGGGCGTGCAATGGATGGGCCTGGGTGCGCTGCTGATGGGCTGCCTGCTGCTGGCCATCGTCAACGGGTCGCGGGGCGTGTCCGAGTTCATCTACTTCAACTTCTGA
- a CDS encoding Transglutaminase-like superfamily protein (PFAM: Transglutaminase-like superfamily), with protein MKRFAISNLAIGVVLLALMLLTASVLRVARPSTEAVRLRNALLFQASTPADFDWTPEQRPADFATDDQVPIQPFGPVVESLGLAKLPDDWSRAQRIASHLTERARWGDAAMSDLAGTYQQIRAGHGYCADFTTVFIAIARSAGMFAREWAFSFDGFGGYGHALVEVFDRQSSQWRMLDVFNNWAPLDARTGQALSVAEFRRRLASDPDSVQVLRLGSGRFGFRDERALWDYYRRGTDQWYLWWGNAVYAYDASAPNRLLGPVSRSLEQLGAVAWGVHPHVRPVPTPTNESMRQRMAQLKSKLLAAGAAGLLLSAVLAWQLASRWRHRATLDASTRPIRHA; from the coding sequence ATGAAGCGGTTTGCAATCTCCAACTTGGCCATTGGCGTGGTGTTGCTGGCGCTGATGCTGTTGACAGCGTCGGTGCTGCGCGTCGCGCGCCCATCCACCGAAGCCGTGCGGCTTCGCAATGCCTTGCTGTTCCAGGCGTCAACGCCGGCGGACTTCGACTGGACACCCGAGCAGCGCCCGGCCGATTTCGCCACCGACGACCAGGTGCCCATCCAGCCCTTCGGGCCGGTGGTTGAGTCGCTGGGCCTGGCAAAGCTGCCCGACGACTGGTCGCGCGCCCAGCGCATTGCATCGCACCTGACAGAGCGCGCCCGCTGGGGCGACGCCGCCATGTCTGACCTGGCAGGTACCTACCAACAGATCCGTGCCGGCCACGGCTACTGCGCAGACTTCACCACCGTTTTCATTGCCATCGCCCGGTCGGCTGGCATGTTCGCACGTGAGTGGGCCTTCTCTTTCGATGGATTCGGCGGCTACGGCCATGCTTTGGTGGAGGTGTTCGACCGCCAGAGCAGCCAATGGCGGATGCTGGATGTCTTCAACAACTGGGCGCCACTGGATGCACGCACCGGCCAGGCCCTGTCGGTGGCTGAATTCCGGCGCCGGCTGGCGTCGGACCCGGATTCGGTGCAAGTGCTCCGCCTGGGCAGCGGGCGCTTCGGGTTTCGCGACGAGCGCGCCTTGTGGGATTACTACCGCCGCGGCACCGACCAGTGGTACCTGTGGTGGGGCAATGCGGTCTATGCCTATGACGCCTCGGCGCCCAACCGACTGCTGGGGCCGGTGTCGCGGTCATTGGAGCAACTGGGCGCGGTGGCCTGGGGTGTGCACCCCCATGTGCGGCCGGTACCCACGCCCACCAACGAGTCCATGCGGCAGCGCATGGCCCAGTTGAAGTCCAAGCTGTTGGCGGCCGGCGCTGCGGGCCTGTTGCTGTCCGCCGTGCTGGCTTGGCAATTGGCCTCCCGCTGGCGGCACCGCGCCACGCTCGACGCCAGCACGCGCCCCATACGCCATGCGTGA